A window from Aerococcus sp. Group 1 encodes these proteins:
- a CDS encoding class I SAM-dependent RNA methyltransferase → MKQYSLIATCASGIEALVSKELKDLGYSRENENGRVRFQGDLSDVAKTNIWLRTADRIKIVMGEFKATTFDQLYEQTKAIAWEDILPLDAEFPVSGKSVKSKLHHVPTCQSMVKKAIVDRLSEVYHRRGHLPETGARYPIEISIHKDKALLTLDSSGTSLFKRGYRQEKGGAPLKETLAAALVDLTTWFPDRPLYDPTTGSGTIAIEAAMKGMNIAPGLKRSFVCEDWDIFPKEVFDQVRHQARAAIDHDIQLEILACDIDHRMIEIAQKNAEAAGVSHQIHFKQMQLADFTTQKSYGIIISNPPYGERLNDEDYVHDLYEKMGEIYRPLKTWSKYILTSDENFESYYGQKATKKRKLYNGALKVDYYQYWGEKRPRNKA, encoded by the coding sequence ATGAAACAATATTCCTTAATTGCCACCTGCGCTAGCGGGATTGAGGCCTTAGTATCCAAAGAATTAAAAGATCTGGGTTACTCAAGGGAAAATGAAAATGGCAGAGTTCGCTTTCAAGGTGATCTTAGTGATGTTGCTAAGACTAATATTTGGTTAAGAACTGCTGACCGGATAAAAATTGTTATGGGAGAATTTAAAGCGACTACTTTTGACCAACTTTATGAACAGACCAAAGCCATTGCCTGGGAGGACATCCTCCCCCTCGACGCTGAATTTCCCGTTTCAGGGAAATCAGTAAAATCTAAACTCCACCATGTGCCGACATGTCAGAGTATGGTTAAAAAGGCAATCGTTGACCGCTTGAGTGAGGTCTACCATCGTCGTGGTCATTTACCAGAGACCGGTGCTCGCTACCCCATTGAGATCAGTATTCATAAGGATAAGGCCCTGCTAACCTTGGATAGTTCAGGAACTAGTCTCTTTAAACGAGGTTACCGTCAAGAAAAAGGCGGAGCTCCTCTAAAGGAAACTTTAGCGGCAGCCTTGGTTGATTTAACCACATGGTTTCCGGACCGCCCACTTTATGATCCAACCACTGGCTCTGGAACCATCGCCATTGAAGCGGCTATGAAAGGGATGAATATTGCACCTGGTCTTAAGCGGTCATTTGTGTGTGAGGACTGGGATATTTTTCCTAAAGAAGTCTTTGACCAGGTCAGACACCAAGCGCGGGCTGCTATTGACCATGACATTCAATTAGAAATTCTCGCTTGCGATATTGACCATCGCATGATCGAGATCGCTCAGAAAAATGCTGAAGCAGCGGGTGTTAGTCACCAGATCCACTTTAAACAAATGCAATTAGCTGATTTTACCACCCAAAAAAGCTATGGCATTATTATCTCCAACCCACCCTACGGTGAACGTCTAAATGATGAGGACTATGTCCATGACCTTTATGAAAAGATGGGAGAAATTTACCGACCACTCAAAACTTGGAGTAAGTATATTTTAACCAGTGATGAAAATTTCGAAAGTTACTATGGCCAAAAAGCTACTAAAAAACGTAAGCTCTACAATGGGGCCCTTAAGGTGGACTATTACCAATACTGGGGCGAAAAACGTCCTCGTAACAAAGCATAA
- the gpsB gene encoding cell division regulator GpsB — MSARNLTTKDILQKEFKPALRGFNTEEVDAFLDLIIRDYESYEKELAFIRQENNRLKQNIESESKQTNTTSRSSSQAATTNYDILKRLSKLEKTVYGQSIRKQNENYQEDPVEETRIYRSE; from the coding sequence ATGTCTGCTCGTAACTTAACAACCAAAGATATACTACAAAAAGAATTTAAACCAGCTTTGCGTGGCTTTAATACCGAAGAAGTTGACGCGTTTTTAGATTTAATTATTCGTGACTATGAATCCTATGAAAAGGAACTAGCCTTTATACGCCAAGAAAATAATCGCTTAAAACAAAATATCGAAAGTGAAAGCAAACAGACGAACACGACTAGTAGGAGTTCTAGTCAAGCGGCAACGACTAACTACGATATACTCAAGCGCCTTTCTAAACTGGAAAAAACGGTCTACGGACAAAGCATTCGCAAACAAAATGAGAACTATCAAGAAGATCCTGTTGAAGAAACACGTATTTACCGTAGCGAATAA